The DNA segment cattcgactaagttatccatacagggagtaacttggtgcacaACTTTCCTGatcggcgatgtgcccctttcggcggtgtgtaaaccacccgatctcctagcattccccGGCGATGTCtaaccacccgatctcctagtACTCACATACGGTGACTGTgacgcaactctggtgaccgccggttacgcatactagagatcggagaacgccaattcagcgatcGACGACTATACTGACTTCCCGatttacttcccttctgtcggccaggtgtcccgttcaacacgcctatattatcgcttgctgccacgtcatcacacccgatgacctgatcggtacacaagccccccagtcttaagctgagacttgaccagcgaaaagactaagaagtcaaatcatcgtcgatctacgtggccctTATACGGACTTCCGTACGTTCGTACTCCTTTGCCTTTCTGACGCTTCACCAACCCCTTTTGATCAAACGACACGTGGCTTTATCAACGGTTGTTTTTAATTGTCGTTTGTGCTTCCTACAACGTtcgaaacccttaaacccttcgcgctattcactgtttcattatctttcttcatcttcaagcATTCTAAATGCTCTCTCTGCGAACTACGAAACCTTCGTCTCCCTCAATCTTCAACTTCCTTCAACATTTacccgatcatcaaaaggtaactcCTTTACTCCTTCTACttatatttgttgcattttaatcggtttgcatcatccattaactgtctggagcatacgttgtgggttgtttctctTTTCTCGAAACTTAGAGTTTCATTCCTGATAACGTCTACCCCAGTGAACTCTCACTCGTTCGTTCTATCTTCTTCGCCTtcaatcgagtcgttctctTGCTATCCTCATCTCctcccttttctttcctttgtagttcctgcgatggctcagaCAAAGTCCACCGCTAATCCTCCTtcctcatcgcgaaaccctcctcccAAAACTCGTAGGGTTACCACTGGGACAAACCTTCCACCAACACGCAACCCCccacgagcctctggtgctccttccacataggctgagaggcctgcctcTTCCCATGCCAACCTTACCCAAACAACTCCACCACAAGCCGGGGGAGCCTCCCTTCCTCCACGGGACTACAAAgagctctacccttgggccaccccaactctACTGAAGGAAACCTCGTCAATAAATACTGAGGTGGGGGTGCTTCGCCTGAAGAAAGGGGAGCGACCCAACctttcatttcacaaggagcacgatgacaacGTGACGGTGCTGCCTTGCCTCCTTGGAGAACCAATCTGTgcggatgacaaggggaacaacggcgagttgttctgcttcgtctacgcCACGCTGCTGAATaaagtgaaacttaggtttcctttcactcgtttcgagagggagttgttgaccgagctcgacatcgcccctgcccagctccatcccaacagctgggcattcgtgagggcgtttcaaattctttgcgcGCACCTGGGACTGCCGGTTTCGGTTGATGTCTTCCTCTTTCTATTTGAGGCAAAGAATCCCGGAGATCGCctctgggtcagcttgaatgggattgctgggaggtcaatcctctccatcttccagcaatcctacaaagactgaaaggggaagttcgtcaaggtgtgcCCAAACGACCAAGACCCTTCGctgcttgatggcttccccttgtattgggtaaacaaggggaacaaggaTTCCAGGGACAACTTCAGGAGagcaagaagtcctgacaacatgggggagttggacaaagacctttgtctcttctggaataGCATGGCttctgccaacatcaccttccccactgcttcaataatctccttcgaattcCTTGAGGGCCAGCTTGAAATGTACATAGGTCAGCCCCTACCCCAACACCAAGACTCTCATTTTGTGTTGAAATTGACTTATCGTTTCTACCATTCTGTCTTTGGTATTCTGTTTGTTCTGTACTGGTCTTGATCATTCATCCATGTACTATTTGCCTATGTTACTTCTGTATGTACATACTTGTATGTTCGGCTTCTGCTTTGGAGCATACTCATCTATTTTTTACCTTGTGCAGACGCAATGTTGGGCAAAGGAAAactggctgaattgagggcgatcgcccgatcccacaaactcgcggcgggctcccaaactgtgcccaactcggttGTGGAGATCGCCATCTCCCAAGGAAAAACTCCTCCCCAAGGTCCAACTTCTTCTGGGGCCCTACCTGCCCCAGAGAGGAAAAAACTGGTGTTGAAGAGACCAAAGAGGAAGACTCCTCAGGTGGTGCCggaagaagaagacgacgatGAAGCCACCGAGGATGGTCTCATCACCAAGAGAAAAAGGGTAACCACCTCCACACCACCTGCacttccaacaccaacaccgccatCACCTCCAGCTCCGTTagaaccagtccaagcaacaccaCTAGCCGCCGCGCCCATAGTGATCGAGAGTAGCAGCCCTAATTATGTAGAGAACCCTCTAAGCGCCTCTACACCgtttgtatctgctggagagggtcctccttccacCACATCCATTGCTAGGGCCGCATTAGGAGAAGATGAGGGTGTTCAGGCTTCTCCAATGCTTATAACAGAAGTTCCggcctcaccaccacgcctggaagccccccttgctgtacaagctcaagagggtggtggtgagagtcaACATCAAACTCCACCAGCACCTCCAGCATCAGCCTTAAGCCTCCCAGATCCCTTTAAAGAGACCTTGGGACCCTTCGCAGCTCAACTGAAGACCATGGCGGAAGATCTCCCTTCGCTTGTATCAAGAGTTGCAATCTGCTGATGAATGAAATGGAacattcaaggctggaggatgCGCTGGATGCTGAGCTAAGGAACACACGCAAGGAAGCCTCTGATCTACACCAAAAACTGCACATCCAACTCCAAGAGAAAATTGACTTGGTGAGCAAGTTGGTCCCATTTAGGGTCAAGGTGGCAGATTTGGAGGCTGCACGAAAGGCTGAAGCTTCCAGGGTGGAGAGAATTGAAAAGAGATCGGCAGATAGGGAGATCCTCCTGGGGAAGGTCGAGGTAGACAGGGATAAGGCTCTTGCTGAGCTCTCCCAAGCTCGTGAGGAAGCCACAAAGGTTGCTGCAGAGCTTGCCCAAGCTCGGGGTGAGAGTAAGAAAGCTACTGAAGAACTTGCTCGAGCTCATGAGGAGAAGGAAGAACTGAAAAACCAAATACATGAGCTCGAGCAGAGTGCTGCTCAAATCCTCACCTCTGGGTTCGAAGCTGCTCTGGAGAAAATGTCATGCCAATATCCTGAGCTCGACCTTTCCATGCTGTCGATCTGcaacgaagtggtagatgggaaGATTGTGCCTTCTGAAGACTAACTGCTTTTCCCCATCACCTCTTCTTTGAAAACCTTCTGTTTGTCTTTTGTTTGTAATGACCAATCTATACTTCAATTGGCACTGCTtatataacttttattgcttgaaCGTTGTATTTTTATTTCACCTTATACGCCTTTGCCTCTATTTGCTGCTTTTAACTCGAGCAAACCAttaaccttataacaaacttaacaaactgttaactcaaagtaaatttGAGCAACTATCAACTCTTCGGTGATGACGCTCAAcaaaacttgtgaacttaaggcaacaaacTTTAGcataaaatcacttactaggcaacaggttttaactcaaactagtattaaaatacagtttacctaATCTGGCAAGTGAGGTGCCCCTAACTTCTGTCATCGCCTGAAACTCTTCTGATCTGGCACTCGCCGTACAACCCCCTTACTATCTCAACCTTCACGCCATAGGGTTTTGACGATGTTACCCTGTTTTGCATAacttgatcattgttccctcatctgggggtagaggcacctttcggatccttctctacctccctgagttttagaacaatgatctggatagtgaggtgttctctgcgaacctacctCAGCTATCCtttaacttcttccacccttcacgccgtacctgaactcgtttaagacgagaaggattttatctatctTCGCACCGCCTGCAAGCGTGGAAGATttatctggtcttactgggtcgatattgatgtttcacttaaaggggaaaaggcgttttccatcaaccttcccttcccgccgtttaaggtcatgaacacccctgacctttcagtttcatcttgcctgaactcactctaaggtcagaaggactttctctagtgcctcaacttgccagggtgtacatctcctcccccctggatgcactgaggacttttaatcttgcctcaaTCTGTTTATGCAAAGAGGTCTTTCAATATGTTCTTGcatgcactcgctcaaaggcgaggaggacttctcctctttctcgcctgcactcactcagaggcgaggaggacttcttctctttctcgcctgcactcgctcaagggtgaggaggacttcttctctcgcctcaagacgcacgagagcgttgagggCTTTTTACATTACTGGTGCCttcgatcgccgaaagacgatgaggtctttaaaacttttaactattgccgccgatcgccgaaaaacgatggggactttaaaacttttaactattgccgccaatcgccgaaaaacgatggggactttaaaacctttaactattgccgccgatcgccgaaaaacgatggggactttaaaacttttactagaaagcatgcaatataactTTACTGTTGCCTTAgatcacgtacaagtgacaaggtcttttttctaaaaactttcaaaacaacaagcatgcaatcttagaaactttaaacttgaaaactctttattgggtggcctcattaaaaaccctccttagggaaaaaagaatgcccccttgaaactgttttaacagaaactatttAAATCTGTTCctgttcgtctttacttacaaggctttaactgtaatagaatttgagatgtgtggcgttccaagtgcgaggaatcgcccctccttctagcgtctttaagcggtaggcgccgttcccgagtacctcggttattctgaacggtcctgtccacttaggcgataacttgttctccatctcgtactgatgggccttcctcatcaccaggtcgccacttttaaactgccttggcattaccttagagttatatcttcgctcaatccttctctttactgcttcggccttcattctcgcctcctccctgacctcatccagcaaatccagattcattcttctttcttcgttcgagtcttccgccacaaagttctggaatctcggtgagctttcctggatttcgactggaatcatcgcatcacatccataaaccaggCTAAAcagggtctcgtgggttcctgactgttcagtggtatggtacgcccaaactatgcggggtacctcttcagcccacgatgccttagctttctctagtcttctctttaaacctctcaacaatacccgattggcagactccacttggccattcgtctgtgggtgctcgacggatgcaaacacctgttgtattcccacctcttcacACAACTTTTTCaataggtgacttgcaaactgagtcccattgtctgacaccaggcgtttaggcacaccaaaccggcacacgatgttcttccatacaaagctctcgatcttgtgtgcggtgatctgggccactggcttcgcttcgatccacttggtgaagtattcaatcgccactacctagtacttcatctgcctgaccgccaatggaagggtcccagaatgtcaattccccaagtatgaaacggccaggggctgtaaatagacttcagctcttctgggggtgccttgtgccaatcggcatgctgctggcattgcttgcaacattaagcatacttcttgcaatcttccctcatctttggccagtaataacctgcacggagagctcttgcagccagagctcgacccccgatgtgactcccacatataccctcatggagctcagccataattcttgtacatttttctctGTGCACACAtactaggagtgggtgtgtaaacccaaacctgaacagctcgccatcgatcagggtgaacttgctagagttcttctttatcttcctagcctccgttggatccagcgggagaacgccatctgccaggcagcgctggtattgcgttatccacgtgtctggcctATGTGTAGCGCAGACCTGTGCCATGTTCACCCTTTCCCCTAGACATGCCCTTATCCTTGGTgttctcaaggtctcctgggtcaaggacctgtTACTCCTCGCcactctctccgtcgacttactTATCTGGAGAACctggtgatctgctacaaacgctctgggtgtcttcagagtttcttgaataacggtcctctgcctaccccccttgcccgaactagcaagcttggctagcaagtcagctcgggcattttgctccctgggtacatgcaccacctcaaacgaggcaaaggaacccttcaactcctgcacatactccaagtaagccgccatctgcgggtccttggcctagaactcgcctgttacttgccccgtgaccaacaacgagtcactcttgCCCACCAACACcttagctcccatctccttagccaataAGATACCTGCAatcaacgcctcatattctgcttgattgttgctggctttgaaggaaaatctcagggactgttctatcagcacgccgttgggcccttccagaatgactccagcaccgctgccctgctggttggacgatccatccaccgaaagtacccaacgaaaatcatccccctcaacttgTGCTGCCTCTGAAGaaagctcgaccacaaaatcagcgaaaatttgccccttgatcggtcctcggggttcatatttgatgtcgaactgcgacagctccactgcccacttcaccattctcccagctacatcaggcttctttaaaactttctggataggcaagtcggtcatcaccagcaccgtaaagctttgaaaatagtggcgcaacctcctcgccgagaatacaaccaccagcgcggctttctccaaggcctgataccttacttctgggccttgtaacaccttgctaacgaaataaATAGGTTTCTGGGTCTGtccttgatcttgggcgagcaccgcactcaccgccctctcagttacagcaaaatacaagctGAGAGGCATTCCCACCAAAggcttgcacagaaccggcgggctcgccaaatactcCTTAAGCTTCACGAAAGCTTTTTCACATTCCTTCGTCTAGACAAACCTATTGTTTCGCTTCAAGAACTGGAAATACGGATGGtctttctctccactagctgacacgaaacgagatagggcggccatccgacctgtaagctgctgcacctctttcacggtagccgggcttctcatcgccaaaatggcagcacacttatcaggatttgcttcaattcctctctcagtcaagaggaaacccaggaACTTCCTCgcttccacgccaaaaatgcacttcttggGATTTAGCTTCAATTTATACTTGGCAATCGTGGTAAACAACTCCTCAAGATCTGAgatgtgcttgctcttttctagcgaagtcacgaccatatcatcaacGTACGCTTGTACATTCCTCTCTAGCATCGgcgcaagtaccttatccatcagcctttggtacgtggcccccgcattcttcagcccgaagggcatttctttgtagcagtagcacgatctctcagtcatgaaggcggtcttttcttcatccataggatgcatcttaatctggttgtaccccgagaaggcgtccagaaagctcaacaacttgcaccctgctgcactgtcgactagggcatctatacttggcaaagggtacgagtccttcggacaagccttgtttagatccgtgaagtcaacgcacatgcgccacttcccgttgctcttctttaccagcaccacattagctaaccactcagggtactggacctccctgatatggcccgcgacgaggagcttctgcgtttcatccctaatcgcctgtcttctctcctcattgaactttcttcttctctgtcgcactggtctgacctagGGTCCATCGCTAGGTGaaggcacaagaaatcgggatcgattcccggcatgtctgaagcagaccacgCAAAAGCGTCCAGATGcctttctatcaccttggcgatctggtcttgtgcCTCGCCTTCCAAAGATCtccccaacttgaagaccttacccccgatctccctctcaaGCCACTCttcgacgggttttggcctggtttcactggcgatcaccgccctggcgattcccgactCCCTAGCCTCCTCTAGGCGGTTTCTCGCCTCTTCCTCCTGACCGGCGTTTTCCCCCCCGCCTCGGCGTCCATCATGATCTCGTCTCTTTCAGTGATcacctccatcgccgcatcaacaaccCGCCCCTCTGCTGGCCTGGGctccacaccgggaggcggTGTTGTGGTGATGTAGGTCACCGACCTCTTagtcttgaggctattttcgtaacatttctttgcctccttttggTCCGACCTTATGGTGATCACCACTCCCTCTATTGACGGCAACTTAActttcatgtgccttgttgagggcacaactcctatcctgttgagggtcggccttcccaacagaatgttatacgccgagggggcattcacgacgaggtacttgatcttctccgTTCTCGAGGCCGCCTCgtccgtgaatgtagttctcaactcaatgtaccccaagacctccacctggtcgccagcgaacccatagaagcatcctccatagggccttaactggtcaaggggtagttgcagcttgctgaaagtcggccagaacatgacatctgccgagcttccttgatccaccagcacccggtggaccttccttcccgccgtgactagCGAGACacctatgggatcgttgtcataaggcacaacgtccctgaggtcctccttggtgaacgtaatgtccacatccggcgagtgatcttcaaacgtttctactgccatcacagacgttgcatatttcttcctctaTGATGCAGTACATCCACCCCCTGAAAAACCTCcggctatggtgtggatctcgccgtgagtGGGCACCTCATGCTGCTGGCCTTCACTGCTCGCCGActgggagctcgacgcttgCCCCGTTTtgttgtccagcaggtaatcctTCAAAAAAACCGCACTTGACCAACTCGTCGAGTTGGTAACCCAGGGCCAAGCACGAATCAAGGGAGTGACCAAAACTtttgtggaattcgcaccatacATCCggttttggtcccaacaccttttCTGAAACTTTCTCAGGCACTTTaagcctggcagctatgttgGGGATGGCGATTAGGTCTGCCAATCCCATGACGAACTCGTACCTCGGGGGGCGGTTGAACCGTCTAGGGCGCCCTGACCCtctccccttgtttttctttggatcgtaaggatggcgagtcctttgatccttcttggccGCCGCCGTCTCTAACACCCTCTGTGGCTGAATTCTAGTTTGGGCCCGTGGCTTAGTAGGAGCCACGTTCCCTCTCTTTTCTGCAACCTCGCTCTCAGCGGTgatgtgagccacagcacgtcgccggatttcagcaaacgtggcggggtggctcctgatCAGCGGCTCGCTGAAAGGTCCAGGCAGCACGCCCATTTTGAAGGCGTGCACAAACATCTCCTCATCCTTTCCAGGCAAGCGAACTATCTGTGCTCCAAATCTattcagatagtccctgagggactctccctgatgctgccttacgtcgaacaagtcataagacaccataggtggcgccttgttcacgatgtactggtcgacgaaaagcttAGAGAACTGCTGGAAACTGGTTATGTGGCTTGTAGGCAGGCTGACGAACCATTCCAGCACTGTTCCATGgagcgtgctcatgaacattttaCAATAAACTGCGTCTGAGCCCCCTggcagcatcatctgcgtatgaaacgcggtgagatgtgcttcaggatcctccacgccggtgaaagaggCTTTCACAGCCACTATGCTCGCAGGGATCGCCTTGTCCATGATtgcctgagcaaacggcatcgGAAAAACGCGGGGTGGTGACGACGGTGCAACTTCTTCATCGGTtgtgcgtcctctctgctcgtgaagagcttgacgcagctcctcattagccttgctgagctcttcatttctGGCCTGAGATGCGACCAGGTCTTCGTGCATCTTCGCTTGCTCAACGCGCGACGCCTCCACATTCTCTTGCAACGTGcgcatcatctccatcatttgCGCCATGGTTACGACGCTCTCTTCAACAgttggcacaacgggacttggaCGCGTACTTCTCATCTTTCGCATGAAATATCAACAGATCAAACTCCAACAACCAGAACCTTCACCACCGGAATGActgatccagcaatcaatcggtcagaacttctctaacttcgaaaacttccaagaaAACAACCGCGACAGCACACGATCGATTCGGATGTTCAAACTTCCACAGAAACTCGCAATCTCAACAAGAACCTCCTGCTTCTCCACTAAAACCCCCgattcaccgatcgaaaactcaaacgaacggtaaAAACCTCGATTTACCGATTGAAAACTCAAACGGACGGTGAAAAACTTcagaaaatggttgcaccaaaACACAACCACACAAGAACTGCAGAAAGTTCAagaaactcacgctgtggatgggaaacacgttttacacggccccacggtgggcgcctgatgatcctgccggttgacttgagtgcaagagtcttgccacgtcaaagatcCTTCCTttggatcagcttcgcaccacgctAGCTTTTTCTCTTCACGTCttaattcctcgcaagaacctgaagaaaacaaagtggcgccactgcggccaatcgcactccgacgctcaagtcagtggaagaatcaccaaaaactcagagagaatatctcaactcaaggaaccgtgcgtagtgaatctcagtgtactaAAAGTATTATGAAAAcgtacctcaaaagtctgtTAAGTGTTCTTTATATACCTGAgctttttctctctcctgacggttacgcCTCcagacacgtggctctcatccagctgtacacgtgtcaccatctggagcctccaCAACTTGAGCGTTACTTCTACTCTTTTCgccattcgactaagttatccatatagggagtaacttggtgcacaACTTTCCTGATCGTTCGGCGgtgtgcccctttcggcggtgtgtaaaccacccgatctcctagcattccccggcgatctctaaccacctgatctcctagtactCACATACGGTGACTGTgacgcaactctggtgaccgccggttacgcatactagagatcggagaacgccaattcagcgatcGGCGACTATACTGACTTCCCGatttacttcccttctgtcggccaggtgtcccgttcaacacgcctatattatcgcttgctgccacgtcatcacacccgatgacctgatcggtacaatacctttccttaggaagccatttggccaatcctttaggaacaaggtaccttctagctttacatgttctagatatatgtccagacttcatacaataaaaacaagttGCATAATGC comes from the Phaseolus vulgaris cultivar G19833 chromosome 8, P. vulgaris v2.0, whole genome shotgun sequence genome and includes:
- the LOC137825069 gene encoding filament-like plant protein 1 translates to MEHSRLEDALDAELRNTRKEASDLHQKLHIQLQEKIDLVSKLVPFRVKVADLEAARKAEASRVERIEKRSADREILLGKVEVDRDKALAELSQAREEATKVAAELAQARGESKKATEELARAHEEKEELKNQIHELEQSAAQILTSGFEAALEKMSCQYPELDLSMLSICNEVVDGKIVPSED
- the LOC137825070 gene encoding uncharacterized protein gives rise to the protein MAQMMEMMRTLQENVEASRVEQAKMHEDLVASQARNEELSKANEELRQALHEQRGRTTDEEVAPSSPPRVFPMPFAQAIMDKAIPASIVAVKASFTGVEDPEAHLTAFHTQMMLPGGSDAVYCKMFMSTLHGTVLEWFVSLPTSHITSFQQFSKLFVDQYIVNKAPPMVSYDLFDVRQHQGESLRDYLNRFGAQIVRLPGKDEEMFVHAFKMGVLPGPFSEPLIRSHPATFAEIRRRAVAHITAESEVAEKRGNVAPTKPRAQTRIQPQRVLETAAAKKDQRTRHPYDPKKNKGRGSGRPRRFNRPPRYEFVMGLADLIAIPNIAARLKVPEKVSEKVLGPKPDVWCEFHKSFGHSLDSCLALGYQLDELVKCGFFEGLPAGQQNGASVELPVGEQ